From one Bacteroidota bacterium genomic stretch:
- a CDS encoding carboxypeptidase regulatory-like domain-containing protein — MKRIYLLLVAIFGLSALASAQSNLGVLEGKVIDETTKKPIEYAAVTLEGGGVKKQKYTDKDGEFEFTAIPAGSYSLTVSYTGYDRTTINGISVRGDNKITTTSVSLGSKIGRAVIVDNKGPLVDRDDPQQSSRKDLQRNATQSINAIAGISRGVDSRGGGAPNIRGARADGTAYYIDGVRVTGINIPANAIENLEVISGGTPASYGDFTGGAISATTKAPTKAWFRFIEYRTSSPFYGYLDNSHHNELTTYFSGPILFKDKDRGKKEKVLLGFTNSIRGVYTLDGRLPAVDIYKVKDAKMKEIEATPVRPNAQGTLVPAAEFLTKGDLEKADYRQNASAYNIATQGNFNYQPNNNINVKLGYTAQFFSQNNWNSYYSLLNTANNSVSTGYNTVTYLQFTQMFNKKRDDDDTTREKVETSKTGVAITDAYYTVRVSYERNFSETYDANHGKDFFKYGYVGTFKTYNAPAYTTVRKSMGQNADTIYYRTATDTTVRKMLSTGYVRQTGFQDTALKFQKADFNTIRGNYTQAFFNYFGANSFNNTTNLRGAGAIVNGYDPLAIYSGMWGNAGDVQTGYSKNLYENYIVYLESNASLAPRRNLKAKHNLQFGLTYEQRFQRGYSLSAGDLWQLMPLLANSQFTGLDSIGQARFDANGVFQDTITFNRRIVEASQSTFDKNLREKLISSGATDNNGKPVDDQTFIDINSYSPGTYSLNMFSANELLNNGNSFVSYFGYDHLGNEVSGKPGINEFFKNRILPAYQPVYAAAWIQDKFTFKDLILRVGVRVERFDANQPVLRDPYSMVPIISAGEIRSAAAGELKIASDAIPSVVGDGWKVYINTDNFNGDKYGIAGFRDGNKWYDKNGNPISDPAAIQRAAGTNQNIPYVVDAKNPKVPTVQSFKDYEPDVKILPRVWFSFPISTSSQFYGTYDILTQRPGSNVAQIDDYYFLSNRLTGVIANPDLKMTQVTDYEIGFRQQIGKNSALGIIASYREYRNMTQLYSYIQAWPNTYSTVGNIDFSTTKSIGLDYKLIDMGNVNFDANYQLQFADGTGSNVSSSSALIQAGLPNIRTVFPLDFDTRHSFKGNFDFHYKEDKKYNGPVVNGKKIFENAGFNFLFTAYSGRPYTQNMIATADGVQSGVAARSPIKGTPNGSNLPAQFNVDLNIDKNFTIKNEKAGASIKEYRMRIFLTITNLFNAVNVSSVYRYTGSAYNDGYLNSPYAADQIRTATNAQSFIDLYNTRMVNPDRFLLPRLTRIGVSVQF; from the coding sequence CACTTACAGTTTCTTATACAGGATACGATAGAACTACAATTAATGGTATTTCTGTTAGGGGCGATAATAAAATTACAACAACTAGTGTATCGTTAGGAAGTAAAATTGGACGTGCCGTAATTGTAGATAATAAAGGTCCATTAGTAGACAGAGATGATCCTCAACAAAGCTCTAGAAAGGATTTACAAAGAAATGCTACCCAAAGCATAAATGCGATTGCCGGTATTAGTAGAGGTGTTGACTCGCGTGGTGGTGGTGCTCCCAATATTCGTGGTGCTCGTGCTGATGGAACTGCTTATTATATTGATGGCGTGCGTGTTACTGGTATCAATATTCCAGCCAATGCTATTGAAAACTTAGAAGTTATTTCAGGAGGAACTCCGGCTTCATATGGAGATTTTACGGGAGGAGCTATTAGTGCAACAACGAAAGCACCGACCAAAGCTTGGTTCCGTTTTATAGAATACAGAACATCTTCCCCTTTTTATGGTTATTTAGATAACTCACACCATAATGAATTAACAACCTATTTTTCTGGTCCAATTTTATTTAAAGATAAAGATCGTGGTAAAAAAGAAAAAGTACTTTTAGGATTTACCAATTCAATAAGAGGTGTTTACACACTTGATGGTAGATTACCAGCCGTGGATATATACAAAGTAAAGGATGCTAAAATGAAAGAAATTGAAGCAACTCCAGTGCGTCCAAATGCACAAGGAACATTGGTACCTGCAGCTGAATTTTTAACTAAAGGCGATTTAGAAAAGGCTGATTACCGTCAAAATGCATCTGCATACAATATTGCAACTCAAGGAAATTTTAATTACCAACCTAATAATAATATAAATGTTAAATTAGGCTACACGGCTCAATTCTTTTCACAAAACAATTGGAATAGCTATTACTCATTACTAAATACGGCAAACAATTCAGTGTCAACTGGCTATAACACAGTTACTTATTTGCAATTTACACAAATGTTTAATAAGAAACGAGATGATGATGATACAACAAGAGAAAAAGTAGAAACATCAAAAACAGGAGTTGCTATTACCGATGCGTATTATACTGTGCGTGTAAGTTATGAACGTAACTTTTCTGAAACGTATGATGCTAACCACGGAAAGGACTTTTTTAAATATGGTTATGTAGGAACATTTAAAACATATAACGCACCAGCATATACCACTGTAAGAAAATCAATGGGACAAAATGCTGATACTATTTATTATAGAACAGCTACTGATACCACTGTAAGAAAAATGTTATCAACTGGTTACGTGCGTCAAACGGGTTTTCAAGATACTGCCCTCAAATTTCAGAAAGCTGATTTTAATACGATAAGAGGAAACTATACGCAAGCTTTTTTTAATTATTTTGGAGCTAATAGCTTTAACAATACAACTAATTTAAGAGGTGCAGGGGCAATTGTAAATGGATATGATCCATTAGCTATTTACTCTGGTATGTGGGGTAACGCAGGTGATGTGCAAACAGGCTATTCTAAAAACTTATACGAAAACTATATTGTTTATTTAGAATCAAATGCTTCATTAGCACCACGTAGAAATTTAAAGGCCAAACACAATTTACAGTTTGGATTAACTTACGAGCAACGTTTCCAAAGAGGCTATAGCTTATCTGCTGGAGATTTATGGCAATTAATGCCATTATTAGCCAACAGTCAGTTTACTGGTCTAGACTCTATTGGACAAGCTAGATTTGATGCCAATGGCGTTTTTCAAGATACTATTACTTTTAACCGTAGAATTGTTGAAGCTTCACAATCAACATTTGATAAAAATTTACGCGAAAAATTAATTAGTAGTGGAGCTACTGATAATAACGGTAAACCAGTAGATGATCAAACTTTTATTGATATCAACTCATATTCACCAGGGACTTATTCATTAAATATGTTTTCTGCCAACGAGTTATTAAACAATGGTAATTCATTTGTTTCTTACTTTGGATATGACCATTTAGGTAATGAAGTATCAGGAAAACCAGGTATCAATGAGTTCTTTAAAAATCGAATTTTACCGGCATATCAACCAGTTTATGCGGCAGCTTGGATTCAAGATAAATTTACATTCAAAGATTTAATTTTGCGTGTTGGAGTTCGTGTAGAAAGATTTGATGCAAACCAACCAGTATTACGCGATCCATATTCAATGGTTCCTATTATTTCAGCAGGCGAAATCAGATCAGCAGCAGCAGGTGAATTAAAAATTGCTTCAGATGCTATACCAAGTGTAGTTGGCGATGGTTGGAAAGTATACATCAACACCGACAACTTCAATGGCGATAAATATGGTATTGCTGGATTTAGAGATGGTAATAAATGGTACGACAAAAATGGTAATCCTATTTCAGATCCTGCAGCTATTCAGCGCGCAGCAGGAACTAACCAAAATATTCCATACGTAGTGGATGCTAAAAATCCTAAAGTGCCTACAGTACAATCATTTAAAGATTACGAGCCAGATGTGAAAATTTTACCACGTGTTTGGTTCTCATTCCCTATTTCTACCTCATCACAATTTTATGGTACTTATGATATATTAACACAAAGACCAGGTAGCAATGTGGCTCAAATAGATGACTATTACTTCTTATCAAACAGATTAACAGGAGTTATAGCTAATCCAGATTTGAAAATGACCCAAGTAACCGATTACGAAATTGGTTTCCGTCAACAAATTGGCAAAAACTCAGCTTTAGGAATTATTGCTTCATACCGCGAGTACAGAAACATGACCCAATTATATAGCTATATACAAGCTTGGCCAAATACATATAGTACTGTAGGTAATATTGATTTTTCTACAACTAAATCAATAGGATTAGACTATAAATTAATTGATATGGGTAACGTTAATTTTGATGCAAATTACCAATTACAATTTGCTGATGGAACAGGTTCAAATGTTTCTTCAAGCAGTGCATTAATACAAGCAGGTTTACCTAATATCCGTACCGTATTTCCATTAGATTTTGATACACGTCACTCTTTTAAAGGTAATTTCGATTTCCATTATAAAGAAGATAAAAAATACAATGGCCCTGTTGTAAACGGTAAAAAAATATTTGAAAATGCTGGATTCAATTTCCTTTTCACAGCTTATTCAGGACGTCCGTATACGCAAAATATGATTGCTACCGCAGACGGAGTTCAAAGTGGTGTTGCTGCAAGAAGCCCTATTAAAGGAACGCCTAATGGCTCTAATTTACCTGCACAGTTTAACGTTGATTTGAATATTGATAAAAACTTTACCATTAAAAACGAAAAAGCTGGTGCTAGTATTAAAGAATACCGCATGCGTATTTTCTTAACAATAACCAATTTATTCAATGCAGTGAACGTTTCAAGTGTTTACCGTTACACAGGTAGTGCATACAATGATGGTTATTTAAATTCACCATATGCGGCAGATCAAATTCGTACTGCAACCAATGCACAATCATTTATTGACCTATACAATACAAGGATGGTTAATCCTGATAGATTCTTATTACCAAGATTAACCCGTATTGGAGTTTCAGTTCAGTTTTAA